In one window of Deinococcus sp. HSC-46F16 DNA:
- a CDS encoding thiolase family protein, with amino-acid sequence MAQASPAQPLQDRDVVIVSAVRTPIGAIRGSLSTVRPDDLAAHVIREAVARAGISPDLIEEVILGCANQAGEDNRNVARMAALLAGLPDTVAGLTVNRLCASGLSAINTAARAIRNGDGDVYVAGGVESMTRAPLVMGKGSQPFANGNVTAYDTTLGWRFPNPAMEALFPLEAMGETAENIVERSRAGDIAGGEITREEQDAFALESQRRAVAALNAGTFRGEIVPVEVKGRGGVTVFDTDEHPRYKRDGDTFSLATDEATLAGLKPAFRKGGSVTAGNASGLNDGAAALVLMSAGKARELGIQPLARWVGAASAGVDPRVMGLGPVPAARKLMERLGVNLGDVDLVELNEAFAAQALGCIRELNLDPARVNVNGGAIALGHPLGMSGARLVTTLTHELRRRGGRYGLATLCVGVGQGEAALIERVEA; translated from the coding sequence ATGGCCCAGGCCTCCCCCGCTCAGCCCCTCCAAGACCGCGATGTGGTCATCGTCTCCGCTGTTCGCACGCCCATCGGGGCGATTCGCGGCTCGCTCTCCACCGTTCGCCCCGACGACCTCGCCGCCCACGTGATCCGGGAGGCGGTGGCGCGGGCGGGCATCTCCCCGGACCTGATCGAGGAAGTCATCCTGGGCTGCGCGAACCAGGCGGGCGAGGACAACCGCAACGTGGCCCGCATGGCCGCCCTGCTTGCGGGGCTGCCCGACACGGTGGCGGGGCTGACCGTCAACCGGCTGTGCGCCTCGGGCCTGTCGGCGATCAACACCGCCGCCCGCGCCATCCGCAACGGCGACGGCGACGTGTACGTGGCAGGCGGCGTGGAGAGCATGACCCGAGCGCCGCTGGTGATGGGCAAGGGCAGCCAACCCTTTGCCAATGGCAACGTGACGGCCTACGACACAACCCTGGGCTGGCGCTTTCCGAATCCCGCGATGGAGGCCCTCTTTCCGCTTGAGGCGATGGGGGAGACCGCCGAGAACATCGTGGAGCGCAGCCGCGCCGGGGACATTGCGGGCGGCGAGATTACCCGCGAGGAGCAGGACGCCTTCGCGCTGGAGTCGCAGCGGCGGGCGGTCGCGGCCCTGAACGCGGGCACCTTCCGGGGGGAGATCGTGCCGGTCGAGGTCAAGGGGCGGGGGGGCGTGACCGTCTTCGACACCGACGAGCACCCCCGGTATAAGCGCGACGGCGACACCTTCTCCCTCGCCACCGACGAGGCGACGCTGGCGGGGCTGAAGCCCGCCTTTCGCAAGGGCGGCAGCGTGACCGCCGGAAACGCCTCGGGCCTGAACGACGGGGCGGCGGCCCTCGTCCTGATGAGCGCGGGGAAAGCCCGTGAACTGGGCATCCAGCCGCTGGCCCGCTGGGTCGGCGCGGCGTCGGCGGGCGTGGACCCGCGCGTGATGGGCCTCGGCCCGGTGCCTGCCGCCCGCAAGCTGATGGAGCGGCTGGGTGTGAACCTGGGTGACGTGGACCTCGTGGAACTCAACGAGGCGTTCGCAGCGCAGGCCCTGGGCTGCATCCGCGAACTGAACCTTGACCCCGCGCGCGTCAACGTGAACGGCGGCGCCATCGCCCTGGGGCACCCCCTGGGCATGAGTGGGGCGCGGCTGGTGACTACCCTGACGCACGAGCTGCGGCGGCGCGGCGGGCGCTACGGGCTGGCGACCCTCTGCGTGGGCGTGGGGCAGGGCGAGGCGGCCCTGATCGAGCGGGTGGAGGCGTGA